A region of Paenibacillus sp. 37 DNA encodes the following proteins:
- the dapG gene encoding aspartate kinase produces the protein MRIMVQKFGGTSLSTVQAREHVLRHVKRELEAGLSLVIVVSAMGRRGEPYATDTLLDWAAQNGNALSAREKDLLLCCGEIISATTLSSLLEHEGIPTTVLTGAQAGFVTDDNFGNARILDVRPVRVLEQLQLGRVVVVTGFQGQTENGDFTTLGRGGSDTSATALGAALRAEMVDIYTDVNGILTADPRIVEDARPLTVVSYAEICNMAHHGAKVIHPRAVEIAMQSQIPVRVRSTFADTEGTLVTHPEGFQDVQTGIVDRYVTGIAYVSNVTQITVDVPGGADRLQLKVFKTMAENSISVDFINVTPSGVVYTVFDSDSEKAIQVLQEIGLKPQSLSGCAKVSVIGGGINGVPGIMARIVESLTLADIQILQSADSNTTIWVLVKKEDMVQALRALHASFELHL, from the coding sequence ATGCGTATCATGGTACAGAAATTCGGAGGCACGTCTCTCTCCACTGTTCAGGCGAGAGAGCATGTGCTCCGTCACGTTAAACGTGAACTTGAAGCAGGATTGAGTCTGGTCATCGTTGTGTCTGCGATGGGACGCCGCGGCGAGCCATATGCGACTGATACGTTGCTGGACTGGGCTGCACAGAACGGAAACGCACTATCCGCACGCGAAAAGGATTTACTGCTGTGCTGTGGTGAAATCATATCTGCGACAACGTTGAGCAGTTTACTCGAACATGAAGGCATTCCAACTACAGTGCTGACCGGTGCACAAGCAGGTTTTGTGACGGACGACAATTTCGGGAATGCCCGGATATTGGATGTCCGTCCTGTTCGTGTGTTGGAGCAGCTTCAGCTCGGCCGTGTCGTTGTTGTAACCGGATTCCAGGGGCAGACAGAGAACGGAGACTTCACGACACTGGGTCGTGGGGGAAGCGATACGTCTGCTACAGCTCTGGGTGCAGCATTACGTGCTGAAATGGTGGATATCTACACCGATGTGAACGGGATACTCACTGCCGATCCGCGAATTGTTGAGGATGCACGTCCACTGACTGTTGTGAGTTATGCAGAGATCTGTAACATGGCCCACCACGGGGCCAAGGTAATCCATCCACGTGCGGTTGAGATTGCGATGCAATCCCAGATTCCAGTACGGGTAAGATCTACTTTTGCAGACACGGAAGGAACGCTGGTTACGCATCCGGAAGGATTCCAGGATGTGCAGACAGGCATTGTTGACCGTTATGTAACAGGCATCGCCTACGTGAGCAATGTAACGCAAATTACGGTGGATGTGCCTGGTGGTGCAGATCGATTGCAACTAAAAGTGTTCAAAACCATGGCTGAGAATTCAATCAGCGTTGATTTTATTAATGTTACCCCCTCGGGAGTTGTCTATACGGTTTTTGACAGTGATTCCGAGAAAGCCATACAGGTATTGCAGGAGATAGGTCTCAAGCCACAAAGCCTGTCCGGTTGTGCCAAAGTGTCCGTCATTGGCGGAGGCATTAATGGTGTACCTGGAATCATGGCTCGAATCGTGGAGTCCTTGACACTGGCAGACATTCAGATCCTGCAATCGGCAGATTCGAATACAACGATCTGGGTACTCGTAAAAAAAGAAGATATGGTTCAGGCCCTGAGGGCACTTCACGCCTCATTCGAACTTCATTTGTAA
- the dpsA gene encoding dipicolinate synthase subunit DpsA gives MLTGVRIVVLGGDARQLEVIQKCAELDATVSVVGFDKIERSIPGIEHQELEDEVFASADVLVLPVVGCDDQGKVSTSFSDTPIYLKKEHIAALPEHCIVFTGMAKPFLRELCLENGLRLVEVLDRDDIALYNSIPTAEGAIAIAIRETDFTIHGSECIVLGIGRTGFTMAKTLQGLGANVRVGIRREEDAARATIMGWKPFMTTDLAAQTGEVDLLFNTIPTMIITAQILSRMPQKAVIIDLASAPGGCDFRYADKRGIKALLAPGLPGIVAPKTAGGIIADALIRLLLEEQNAREVKS, from the coding sequence ATGCTGACCGGAGTCCGGATTGTAGTCCTGGGCGGAGATGCGCGGCAGCTTGAAGTCATTCAAAAGTGCGCTGAGCTGGATGCAACGGTAAGTGTAGTGGGTTTCGATAAAATAGAGCGTTCCATTCCAGGGATTGAGCACCAGGAACTGGAGGATGAAGTGTTTGCTTCCGCAGATGTACTGGTACTACCTGTCGTCGGTTGCGATGACCAGGGAAAAGTAAGTACTTCGTTCAGTGACACACCGATCTATTTGAAAAAGGAACATATTGCAGCATTACCGGAGCATTGTATTGTGTTCACAGGTATGGCAAAGCCGTTCTTGCGCGAACTTTGTCTTGAAAATGGGCTGCGACTTGTTGAAGTACTTGATCGTGATGATATTGCACTTTACAACTCTATTCCAACAGCTGAGGGAGCCATCGCCATAGCTATTCGGGAGACGGACTTCACAATCCATGGTTCGGAATGCATTGTGCTTGGCATTGGTCGAACAGGATTCACAATGGCCAAAACACTGCAGGGACTTGGAGCAAATGTACGGGTGGGAATCAGGCGAGAAGAGGATGCTGCCCGCGCTACAATAATGGGCTGGAAGCCTTTCATGACAACGGATTTGGCCGCTCAAACCGGGGAAGTTGACTTGCTTTTTAATACGATACCGACTATGATAATCACAGCACAAATCCTGTCCAGAATGCCGCAAAAGGCTGTCATTATCGACCTCGCATCCGCTCCTGGCGGCTGTGATTTCAGGTATGCCGACAAACGCGGTATCAAAGCGCTACTTGCGCCTGGCCTCCCCGGCATTGTTGCTCCCAAAACGGCTGGCGGCATTATTGCCGACGCGTTGATCCGTTTGCTTTTGGAAGAACAGAACGCACGGGAGGTTAAATCATGA
- the dapA gene encoding 4-hydroxy-tetrahydrodipicolinate synthase, translating to MDFGRLITAMVTPFNEQGEIHWEETARLIDYLIVDQKSETLVVSGTTGESPTLSDTEKVQLFEFAVKHAAGRCKIIAGTGSNNTAHSIHLTQEAERAGVDGILLVVPYYNKPSQEGLFKHFEAIAGSTTLPIMLYNVPGRTVTSLSAETTLRLAQIPNIVATKECASMEQVTLIAASAPENFRVYSGDDASGLPAIAVGAHGIVSVASHVVGAEMKKMIDAFYGGAPLQAAQIHQQLFPVFKGLFECPQPLPNPVAVKYALTLRGLDVGSVRLPLIPPTEEEQVYIKGLLNL from the coding sequence TTGGACTTTGGAAGATTGATTACAGCAATGGTCACTCCGTTCAATGAACAAGGAGAGATTCATTGGGAGGAAACGGCACGTCTAATCGACTATCTAATTGTAGATCAAAAGTCGGAGACGCTTGTGGTTTCTGGAACAACAGGGGAGTCTCCAACACTTAGTGATACTGAGAAAGTTCAATTATTCGAATTTGCAGTGAAACATGCGGCCGGTCGGTGCAAAATTATAGCCGGAACGGGAAGCAATAACACGGCACATTCCATCCATTTGACACAGGAAGCTGAACGTGCCGGAGTGGATGGCATATTGTTGGTTGTTCCGTATTACAACAAACCTAGCCAAGAAGGTTTGTTCAAACATTTTGAAGCGATTGCAGGCTCCACCACGCTGCCAATTATGCTCTACAACGTGCCTGGGCGTACTGTAACCAGCCTGTCAGCAGAGACAACGCTTCGTCTTGCACAGATTCCTAACATCGTCGCTACGAAGGAATGTGCGTCTATGGAGCAGGTTACTTTGATTGCAGCAAGTGCTCCAGAAAATTTCAGAGTTTATTCCGGTGATGATGCTTCAGGCTTACCAGCGATTGCGGTTGGAGCACATGGAATTGTCAGCGTAGCCAGTCATGTCGTAGGGGCAGAAATGAAGAAAATGATTGACGCCTTCTATGGCGGAGCACCTCTTCAGGCTGCTCAGATTCATCAGCAGTTGTTCCCGGTGTTCAAAGGCCTGTTTGAGTGTCCACAGCCTCTACCAAACCCCGTAGCGGTGAAATATGCGCTGACATTGCGTGGTCTAGACGTTGGTTCGGTACGATTACCACTTATTCCGCCAACGGAAGAGGAGCAGGTTTATATCAAAGGTTTGCTTAATTTGTAA
- the dut gene encoding dUTP diphosphatase, with amino-acid sequence MLHYVQIQKLPGNEDIKLPQKMSELASGFDVVAALQEDVVLQPGQRTLIPTGLAMAMPAGLEAQIRPRSGLAFKHGITCLNTPGTIDADYRGEVKVLLINLGQEPFTIVRGERIAQIVFQTVPAVELTEVNELSETVRGEGGFGHTGK; translated from the coding sequence TTGTTGCATTACGTTCAAATACAGAAACTGCCGGGCAATGAAGATATTAAACTGCCTCAAAAAATGTCGGAGCTGGCATCCGGCTTTGATGTAGTAGCTGCACTTCAGGAAGATGTTGTATTGCAGCCGGGTCAGCGTACGCTGATTCCTACCGGACTTGCGATGGCAATGCCAGCTGGATTGGAAGCACAGATTCGTCCTCGGAGCGGACTGGCTTTCAAACATGGTATTACTTGCCTCAACACACCGGGGACCATTGATGCGGATTATCGCGGAGAAGTTAAAGTTCTGTTGATTAATTTGGGTCAGGAACCGTTCACGATTGTACGGGGAGAGCGCATCGCACAGATCGTCTTCCAGACCGTGCCTGCGGTTGAATTGACGGAAGTGAATGAACTATCGGAAACGGTACGTGGTGAAGGCGGATTCGGTCATACCGGGAAATAA
- a CDS encoding dipicolinate synthase subunit B, which yields MNWQGKTVGYAITGSHCTFEEVMPVISRFVAEGANVIPIISNSVLTTDTRFGTAQNWQKQLKDITGNDIISTIVEAEPLGPSKLLDVLVIAPCTGNTTSKLANAMTDSPVLMAAKAQMRNQRPLVLAISTNDGLGLNAANIAKLLVAKYLYFVPFGQDDPVKKPNSLVAKMELIPEACWSALEGKQLQPMIVERSSQA from the coding sequence ATGAACTGGCAGGGAAAAACGGTAGGTTATGCAATTACGGGTTCTCATTGTACGTTTGAAGAGGTTATGCCGGTAATTAGCCGCTTCGTAGCTGAAGGTGCCAACGTCATTCCGATTATTTCGAATTCGGTTCTGACGACGGATACACGCTTTGGTACGGCGCAAAATTGGCAAAAACAGTTGAAAGATATAACAGGTAATGATATCATTTCTACAATTGTTGAAGCGGAGCCACTAGGGCCTTCCAAGCTGCTTGATGTGCTGGTTATTGCTCCATGCACAGGGAATACAACAAGCAAGCTGGCTAATGCGATGACCGACAGTCCAGTGCTAATGGCAGCCAAAGCGCAGATGCGCAATCAGCGTCCGCTTGTGCTCGCGATTTCCACGAATGACGGTCTGGGCTTGAATGCTGCGAATATCGCCAAATTGCTCGTGGCTAAATACTTGTATTTTGTGCCATTTGGGCAAGACGATCCAGTGAAAAAACCAAACTCGTTAGTCGCCAAAATGGAATTGATTCCAGAGGCTTGCTGGAGTGCTCTTGAGGGCAAACAGTTGCAGCCGATGATTGTGGAGCGTTCTTCACAGGCTTGA
- a CDS encoding ribonuclease J, which translates to MSKKNNNDKLMIFALGGVGEIGKNMYVIQYANDIVVVDAGLKFPEEDMLGIDIVIPDISYLTENRDKVRGIILTHGHEDHIGGLPYVLKHLNVPVYGTRLTLGLVENKLKEANLLGETKRILIDADSEIQLGSVLKASFFATNHSIPDSVGVCVETPEGAVVHTGDFKFDHTPVNGQYADLQRMAQIGTNGVLALLSDSTNAEKPGFTPSEKNVGIVLEDIFRKASQRVVVATFASNVHRIQQVINAAEVTGRKVAVIGRSMVNVVGIASELGYLEIPDGMIIEPEEVGKMAADRVVILCTGSQGEPMSALTRMARSTHRKVDILPGDTVIIAATPVPGNEKYVGRTIDELFRLGANVHYSGANSGVHVSGHGSQEELKLMLNLMKPKFFLPIHGEFRMQRRHAVLAESVGVEPENIFITDIGEVIEIQGGAARRAGKVTAGNVLIDGLGVGDVGNIVLRDRKLLSQDGILVVVVTLSKQDGKIVSGPDIISRGFVYVRESEGLLDEANRIVSSTLQKLMSENVNEWASLKTNVKDALGRFLYEQTRRRPMILPIIMEV; encoded by the coding sequence TTGTCTAAGAAAAATAATAACGATAAACTGATGATTTTTGCTTTGGGCGGCGTAGGCGAGATTGGTAAAAATATGTACGTCATCCAATACGCCAACGACATTGTAGTCGTAGATGCTGGTCTTAAATTCCCGGAAGAAGATATGCTTGGTATTGATATTGTCATCCCTGACATTTCTTACCTGACTGAGAACCGTGACAAAGTAAGAGGAATCATCCTTACTCACGGACATGAGGATCACATTGGTGGTCTGCCATATGTTCTCAAACATCTGAATGTCCCTGTATACGGAACAAGACTTACGCTTGGACTTGTAGAAAACAAGTTGAAAGAAGCGAATTTGCTGGGTGAAACAAAACGTATTCTGATTGATGCTGATTCCGAGATCCAACTTGGATCTGTTCTGAAAGCATCCTTCTTCGCTACTAACCATAGTATTCCGGATTCTGTTGGTGTATGTGTCGAAACACCGGAAGGTGCAGTTGTTCACACAGGTGACTTCAAATTCGACCATACTCCAGTCAATGGTCAATATGCAGATCTTCAGCGTATGGCACAGATCGGAACAAATGGCGTGTTAGCGCTGTTGTCCGACAGTACGAACGCTGAAAAACCTGGATTCACACCATCGGAGAAAAATGTGGGTATCGTGCTGGAAGATATTTTCCGTAAAGCAAGTCAACGTGTTGTTGTAGCGACATTTGCTTCCAACGTACACCGTATCCAGCAGGTGATCAATGCAGCAGAAGTGACTGGACGTAAAGTTGCAGTTATCGGACGCAGCATGGTGAATGTGGTTGGTATTGCTTCAGAACTGGGTTATCTTGAGATTCCGGATGGCATGATCATTGAACCTGAAGAAGTAGGCAAGATGGCAGCTGATCGTGTCGTGATTCTCTGCACAGGAAGTCAAGGAGAGCCAATGTCAGCACTGACACGTATGGCTCGTTCCACACACCGTAAAGTGGACATCCTGCCAGGTGACACCGTCATTATCGCAGCAACACCTGTTCCAGGTAATGAAAAATATGTAGGCCGTACGATTGATGAACTGTTCCGTCTGGGTGCTAACGTGCATTACAGCGGTGCTAACAGTGGCGTCCACGTATCTGGTCACGGTAGCCAGGAAGAGCTGAAACTGATGCTCAACCTGATGAAACCTAAATTCTTCTTGCCAATTCACGGTGAATTCCGTATGCAGCGTCGCCACGCGGTTCTTGCTGAATCTGTAGGGGTAGAACCTGAGAACATTTTCATCACGGATATCGGTGAAGTGATAGAAATTCAAGGTGGAGCAGCACGTAGAGCAGGTAAAGTTACTGCAGGTAATGTGTTGATCGACGGCCTGGGTGTAGGCGATGTGGGTAACATTGTACTTCGTGACCGCAAATTGTTGTCACAAGATGGTATCCTTGTTGTTGTGGTAACACTGAGCAAACAGGATGGAAAAATTGTTTCCGGTCCTGACATCATCTCTCGCGGATTTGTGTATGTACGTGAATCGGAAGGACTACTGGATGAGGCCAACCGGATCGTTAGCAGCACATTGCAGAAGTTAATGAGTGAGAACGTTAACGAGTGGGCTTCACTCAAAACAAATGTTAAAGATGCACTGGGACGCTTCCTGTATGAGCAAACTCGTCGTAGACCGATGATTTTGCCAATCATTATGGAAGTTTAA
- a CDS encoding polysaccharide deacetylase family protein, producing MGNQSKKLAAVLAGVTAVILIGQVGSVRTYITEIRDGPGTQNAFDMFKEATGEDALLSAIRDKAAETKIAPVNARVDRVWKAIPGYNGMEIDVEATYRKALSGTLNTKIAYVYRQIEPEIQLKDLGAHPIYRGNANKPMVSFMINVAWGNEYIKPMLDTLDAEKVKATFFLDGSWLSKNVELAKEIQKRGHEMSNHAYSHPNMSRLSAERAKLEISKTQDLLHKTLGVENRWFAPPSGDFNQKTVDIASSMGLQTVLWTVDTVDWRKPSPDAVVAKIAKNTEAGTLILMHPTAASSGALKGMIQSIRAKGLVLGTVSETLSSERVNTPAVE from the coding sequence GTGGGAAACCAATCCAAAAAGCTGGCGGCTGTTCTGGCGGGTGTGACTGCGGTCATATTGATCGGACAAGTTGGCAGTGTACGTACATACATTACGGAGATCCGTGATGGGCCAGGTACGCAAAATGCTTTTGACATGTTTAAGGAAGCAACGGGAGAAGATGCGCTGTTGTCTGCGATTCGGGATAAAGCGGCTGAAACGAAAATTGCTCCGGTGAATGCCAGAGTGGATCGGGTATGGAAAGCGATTCCTGGTTATAATGGCATGGAGATTGATGTGGAAGCGACATACCGTAAGGCGCTGAGTGGAACGTTGAATACCAAAATAGCGTATGTCTACCGTCAGATTGAGCCGGAGATTCAGCTTAAAGATTTGGGTGCACATCCGATCTATCGGGGCAATGCAAACAAACCGATGGTTTCTTTTATGATTAATGTGGCCTGGGGGAACGAGTACATTAAACCGATGCTGGATACGCTTGATGCCGAGAAAGTGAAGGCTACTTTTTTTCTGGATGGAAGTTGGTTAAGCAAAAACGTTGAACTGGCCAAAGAAATTCAGAAACGTGGGCATGAGATGTCCAACCATGCATATTCTCACCCTAATATGAGTCGATTGAGCGCAGAACGGGCCAAGCTGGAAATTAGCAAAACCCAGGATCTGCTCCATAAAACACTGGGTGTAGAGAATCGTTGGTTTGCTCCGCCTTCCGGTGACTTTAATCAGAAGACCGTTGACATTGCTTCATCCATGGGACTGCAAACCGTGTTATGGACAGTAGATACTGTGGATTGGCGTAAGCCAAGCCCGGATGCCGTTGTTGCCAAGATTGCTAAAAATACCGAGGCAGGCACATTGATTTTAATGCACCCTACAGCTGCTTCTTCGGGAGCTTTAAAGGGCATGATTCAATCCATACGGGCCAAAGGTCTGGTGCTCGGAACAGTAAGTGAGACGCTGTCTTCTGAACGTGTAAATACCCCTGCGGTTGAGTGA
- the pnp gene encoding polyribonucleotide nucleotidyltransferase has product MEQRVEMQLGGRKLTLETGRLAKQANAAVKVTYGDTVVLCTVTASSEPKDLDFFPLTVNYEERLYAVGKIPGGFIKREGRPSEKAILSSRLTDRPIRPLFPEGFRNDVQVLNIVMSVDQDCEPQIAAMIGTSAALSISDVPFSGPIGGVKVGRIDGEFIINPTIAQLEVSDIELVVAGTKNAIMMVEAEANEVPEEVMLEAIMFGHDEIQNIIAVIEQLVQVAGKEKMAVKLRTVNAEVNSSVREFASARLVEAVKIAEKHARQDAIDVVNDETVAHFEEKYIESPELFKDVKEVLHDIVKEEVRRLITHDKVRPDGRGLDEIRPIECDTSLLPRAHGTGLFTRGQTQALSVCTLGALGDVQILDGISLEETKRFMHHYNFPPFSVGEARPLRAPGRREIGHGALGERALSKVIPSETDFPYTIRLVSEVLESNGSSSQASICASTLAMMDAGVPIKAPVAGVAMGLIKDGDHVSILSDIQGMEDHLGDMDFKVAGTPEGVTAIQMDIKIAGINRQILSDALAQAKEGRMHILGKMNEILKTPREQLSQYAPKITTMHINPDKIRDVIGAGGKIINKIIEETGVKIDIEQDGRVFIASSNQEMNDKAKAIIEGIVREVLVGEIYVGKVKRVEKFGAFVEVLPNKEGLVHISQLSTERVAKVEDVVAIGDSITVKVTEIDPQGRINLSRKAVLTAEAPAQS; this is encoded by the coding sequence ATGGAACAGCGTGTTGAAATGCAGCTTGGTGGAAGAAAGCTTACGCTTGAGACCGGGCGTTTGGCCAAGCAGGCTAATGCTGCCGTTAAGGTAACATACGGGGATACCGTGGTATTGTGTACCGTGACAGCATCAAGTGAGCCGAAAGATCTGGACTTTTTCCCATTAACGGTGAACTATGAAGAAAGATTGTACGCCGTAGGTAAAATCCCGGGAGGATTTATTAAACGTGAAGGCAGACCGAGTGAGAAAGCGATTCTTTCAAGCCGTCTGACAGACCGTCCAATTCGTCCTTTGTTCCCGGAAGGCTTCCGGAATGATGTACAAGTTCTGAATATCGTTATGAGTGTAGATCAGGATTGCGAACCGCAAATCGCTGCAATGATTGGTACATCAGCAGCATTGAGCATTTCGGATGTTCCATTCAGCGGACCGATTGGTGGCGTGAAAGTGGGACGTATTGATGGCGAGTTCATCATTAACCCAACGATTGCACAGCTTGAAGTCAGTGATATTGAACTGGTCGTTGCAGGAACCAAAAATGCCATCATGATGGTTGAGGCCGAAGCTAACGAAGTGCCGGAAGAAGTGATGCTCGAAGCAATCATGTTTGGACATGATGAGATCCAAAATATTATTGCTGTAATCGAACAACTTGTACAAGTTGCTGGAAAAGAAAAAATGGCTGTTAAGTTGCGTACCGTTAATGCTGAAGTTAACAGCAGTGTGCGTGAATTCGCGAGCGCTCGTCTGGTCGAAGCGGTTAAAATCGCTGAGAAGCATGCTCGTCAAGATGCAATCGATGTAGTGAATGACGAAACCGTTGCTCACTTTGAAGAAAAATATATTGAAAGTCCGGAATTGTTCAAAGACGTGAAGGAAGTTCTGCACGACATCGTCAAAGAAGAAGTCCGCCGTTTGATCACGCATGATAAAGTTCGTCCGGATGGACGTGGACTTGATGAAATTCGCCCAATTGAATGTGATACATCTCTGCTGCCACGTGCACATGGTACAGGACTGTTTACGCGCGGTCAAACGCAAGCACTTAGCGTTTGTACACTTGGTGCACTGGGTGATGTTCAGATTTTGGACGGAATCAGTCTTGAAGAAACGAAACGTTTCATGCATCACTATAACTTCCCACCATTCAGCGTAGGCGAAGCGCGTCCATTGCGTGCTCCGGGTCGTCGCGAAATCGGACATGGTGCATTGGGTGAGCGCGCTCTTTCCAAAGTGATCCCTTCCGAAACGGATTTCCCGTACACGATTCGTTTGGTATCTGAAGTTCTGGAATCCAACGGATCATCATCTCAGGCAAGTATCTGTGCCAGCACTTTAGCTATGATGGATGCAGGTGTTCCAATCAAAGCTCCGGTTGCGGGTGTGGCTATGGGTCTGATCAAAGATGGTGACCATGTATCCATTCTGAGTGATATTCAGGGTATGGAAGATCACCTGGGTGACATGGACTTCAAGGTAGCAGGAACACCTGAAGGTGTAACCGCGATTCAAATGGACATTAAAATTGCTGGTATTAATCGTCAAATTTTGTCTGATGCATTGGCGCAAGCCAAAGAAGGTCGTATGCACATTTTGGGCAAAATGAACGAAATTCTGAAAACTCCACGTGAGCAGTTATCACAATATGCACCTAAAATTACAACGATGCATATCAATCCGGACAAAATCCGTGATGTGATCGGTGCAGGTGGTAAAATTATCAATAAAATCATCGAAGAAACCGGTGTTAAAATTGATATTGAACAGGATGGACGTGTCTTTATCGCTTCTTCCAACCAGGAGATGAATGATAAAGCCAAAGCGATCATCGAAGGTATTGTGCGCGAAGTATTGGTCGGCGAGATTTATGTCGGCAAAGTAAAACGCGTAGAGAAATTCGGTGCATTTGTTGAAGTACTTCCGAACAAAGAAGGTCTGGTACACATCTCGCAACTGTCAACTGAACGTGTTGCCAAAGTGGAAGATGTTGTAGCTATCGGTGATTCCATTACGGTAAAAGTAACGGAAATTGACCCACAAGGTCGAATCAACTTGTCCCGTAAAGCAGTTTTGACTGCTGAAGCTCCGGCTCAATCCTAG
- a CDS encoding M16 family metallopeptidase: MKKIQLGNGLRVVMEQIPTCRSVSFGIWVKTGSRNEQPASNGVSHFIEHMLFKGTDRYDAKAIAEQFDAIGGNVNAFTSKEYTCYYAKVLDEHLPIAVDVLSDMFFRSKMDDGELIKEKNVILEEISMYEDTPDDMVHDLMALAAYGEHPLAYPILGTEERLKAMDSSHLRAYMKQHYTIENTVISIAGNIDDSVIDLMEKHFGAFDVNGVTEAVTMPAFQSGQLFHKKKTEQNHICISFPGCKIGDPLQFAMVVLNNAIGGGMSSRLFQEIREKRGLAYSVYSYHSSHADSGLFTIYAGTAPKQTKEVLDLTKEVLRDLAVNGLSEDELRKGKEQLKGSLILSLESTGSRMNRLGKNELMLGRHHTLDEMITKIEQVTMDDINAVLDLMFAEPFALAMVGASDKTIAGLRRDDFVALRSNTETAGQ; encoded by the coding sequence ATGAAAAAAATTCAGCTGGGCAATGGCCTCAGAGTTGTCATGGAACAGATACCGACCTGCCGTTCTGTGTCTTTCGGAATATGGGTCAAGACAGGTTCGCGCAATGAGCAACCTGCAAGTAACGGAGTATCACATTTTATTGAACACATGTTATTCAAGGGAACAGATCGTTATGATGCCAAGGCGATTGCGGAGCAGTTCGATGCGATTGGCGGTAACGTGAATGCATTCACTTCCAAAGAATACACGTGTTATTATGCTAAAGTGTTGGATGAACATTTGCCGATTGCAGTTGATGTATTGTCTGATATGTTTTTCCGCTCCAAAATGGATGATGGTGAATTGATCAAGGAGAAAAACGTCATTCTGGAAGAAATCTCGATGTATGAAGATACGCCTGATGATATGGTTCATGATCTGATGGCCTTGGCCGCCTATGGTGAGCATCCACTCGCATACCCAATCCTGGGTACGGAAGAACGTCTCAAAGCGATGGATTCCAGTCATCTGCGTGCATATATGAAACAGCACTACACGATTGAGAACACGGTCATTAGTATCGCGGGTAATATTGATGACAGTGTAATCGATCTGATGGAGAAACATTTTGGTGCTTTTGATGTAAATGGAGTAACGGAAGCAGTCACGATGCCAGCCTTCCAAAGCGGACAGCTCTTTCACAAAAAGAAAACGGAACAGAATCATATCTGTATCTCGTTCCCAGGCTGTAAAATCGGAGATCCCCTGCAATTCGCTATGGTTGTTCTGAATAACGCCATTGGTGGAGGCATGAGCTCCAGACTGTTCCAGGAAATTCGTGAGAAACGGGGTCTTGCGTACTCCGTGTATTCCTATCATAGTTCTCATGCAGACAGCGGACTTTTCACGATATACGCGGGTACAGCACCAAAACAGACCAAAGAAGTGCTTGATCTGACCAAAGAGGTTCTACGCGACTTGGCTGTAAACGGCTTGTCCGAAGATGAGCTTCGTAAAGGAAAAGAACAGCTGAAAGGTAGCTTGATTCTGAGTTTGGAAAGCACAGGCAGTCGTATGAATCGTCTGGGTAAAAACGAACTCATGCTGGGCAGACACCATACGCTGGATGAAATGATCACCAAAATTGAGCAAGTGACCATGGACGATATTAACGCGGTACTTGATCTGATGTTTGCTGAACCTTTTGCACTTGCTATGGTTGGCGCTTCAGATAAGACGATCGCTGGATTGAGAAGGGATGATTTTGTTGCATTACGTTCAAATACAGAAACTGCCGGGCAATGA